Sequence from the Brevundimonas sp. SGAir0440 genome:
GCGCCTCAGGCCGTTCTGACGATCCCGCCAGAGGTCGTCACCGGCCAGGGCGTCAGCCGCCCGCCCGCGCAGGGGCCGCCCGTGCATTCGCCGGTCAGCGGCTCGAACACCGCCCCGTGCCAGCCGCACAGGATCAGCGCGCCGTCCGGCGTCAGATAACGGTCGATCTCCATCGCGATCGGAAAGCCGGCGTGCGGGCAGCGATCGACCCAGCCCGCGACTTGACCGTCCTTTCTGACCACGAAGCCGTGGAAGAAGGCCTCTCCGATCTGCAGCACGAAGCTGCGCGAGCCGGGATCGGCGATATCGCCCTCGGCGCACAGCGCCACGCCAGGCGGCGTCTTCCAGACCCGTTTGCGCTCGCCCGGCGCCTCGGCCGCTTCAGACACGTTCGGCCTTCAGCGGGCGCGACAGCAAACCATCGATCAGACCATCGACATCGATCTCGTCGGCGAGCAGGGCGGCGACGCCTTCGGAGATCGGGATTTCCACGCCCAGACGCGCGGCCAGTTCGCGAACCGCCGGCGCGCTCTCATAGCCCTCCGCCACCGAGCGTTTGCCGGCCAAGGCCTGCTCCACCGTCTGCCCCTGCCCCAGGGCCAGACCCAGGCTCATGTTGCGCGACTGGGGGCTGGAACAGGTCAGGACGAGGTCACCGAGACCGCACAGACCCGCCACCGTCTCCGCCTGGCCGCCCATGGCGACAGCGAGACGGGTCATTTCCGCAAAGCCGCGCGTGATCAGGGCGGCGTGTGCGCTGCGTCCCAACTGACGCCCCTCGGAGATGCCGCAGGCGATGGCCAGGACGTTCTTCAGCGCGCCGCCCGCTTCGGCGCCCACCAGATCGGTCGCCAGATAGGGCCGGAAGCCCGGCGCCGACAGGGTGTTCAGCAAGGCCTCGCCCAGCGCCTGATCGGCGCAGGCCAGGGTCACGGCGGTCGGCAGGCCGCGCGACACCTCGCCCGCGAAACTGGGACCGGACAGGACGGCGGCGGGGGCGTCCGGCAGGGTCTCGGCCAGCACCTCGGTCATCAGCTTCATCGTCCCGCGCTCGACCCCCTTGGAGCACAGCACCACCGGCACGCCGGCGCGATAGTGGGGCGCAAACGCCGTCAGCGTCGCGCGCATGTGCTGGGCCGGCGGCACGGCCAGGATGAGGTCGCAGTCGCCCAGATCAGCTAGATCGGCGGTGAAGTTCAGTTCGTCGGCCAGCGGCACGTCGGGCAGATAAAGGTCGTTGGCCCGCGTCGCCCGCATCGTCTCGACCAACTGCTGCTCGCGCGCCTGCAAGGTCGTGTCCAAGCCAGCCCGAACGCAGACCTGCGCCAGCGCCGTGCCCCAGGCGCCCGCGCCGATGACCCCTGCCGTGCGGAATTCCATACGCCCTCCCGAGGCTTGTTTACCGTTCACGCCTTGGCGCCTTTACGGCCCGGCTTGTGCGAAGGATCGGACAGGGCGCGCGCTTCGTCCAGCGGCCATCGCGGCCGTGCGACCACATCGATGTCGCTGGTCAGGCCCAGCGCCAGCCGTTCCGCCCCCGCCAGGGCGATCATCGCCGCATTGTCGGTGCAATAGGCCATCGGCGGCGCCAGGAAATCGAAGCCGTGTTTCGCCGCCGTCGCCTGCAAGGTCGCGCGAATGGTTTTGTTGGCCGCAACTCCGCCCGCGACAACGAAGAGCTTGTGGTCATGCGTCTCCGCATAGGCCGCCAGCGCCCGTTCAGACCGATCCGACAGCTGGCGGGCGATGGCGTTCTGCACCGCATCGGCCAGATCGGCCTTTTCCTGTTCGGTCTCGCACGTCTGCGCGATGCGGAAGGCCGCCGTCTTCAGGCCCGAAAAGGAGAAGTCGCAATCCTTGCGGCCCAGGAGGGCGCGCGGCAGATCGATCTTCGACCCGTCGCCCTGCACGGCCAGCCGCTCCAGCGCCGGGCCGCCCGGATAACCCAGGCCCAAGGCCTTGGCGATCTTGTCGAAGGCCTCGCCGGCCGCGTCGTCGATGGTGGCCCCGATCCGGCTCATGTCGCCGACGCCGCGCACCTCCAGAAGCTGGCAATGGCCGCCGGACACCAGCAGCAGGAGGAAGGGATAGGCCACCTCCGCACCCAGCCGGGCCGACACCGCATGGCCCTCAAGATGGTTGACCGCCACCAGAGGCAAACCGCGCGCCAGCGCCGCCGCCTTGCCGAAACTGAGGCCCACCATCACCCCGCCCACAAGGCCGGGCCCGGCCGTCCCCGCGATCCCGTCCAGCCCGTCATAGCCCATATCGGCCTCGGCCATCGCGCGGCGCGTGACCTCGGCGATCATCTCGACGTGGCTGCGCGCCGCAATCTCGGGCACCACGCCGCCATAGGCCGCATGGTCGTCGATCTGGCTGTGAACGACCGAGGACAGCACCTCCGCGCGACCGCCCGCCATTGAAGGGTGCAGGCGCACGACCGAGGCGGCGGTCTCGTCGCAACTGGTCTCAAGGCCCAGCACCGTCAGCGGCCGGACATCCCGTCCAGTTGCTGACTTGGCGCCGCTGCTATAGTCGGCGGACATCTCCATCGGGTCGAGGTAGCGACCCGGCGACCGGTGCGCAACGCTCATGACCTTTCCTCTCCGCATCGGCACCCGACGCTCCAAGCTGGCGCTCGCCCAATCCGGCATGATGCAGCGCGCCATCGGCCGCGCCCTGAACGTGCCCGAGGCCGAGATCGAGACCGCCATTCCTCTGGTCGAGATCGTCACCACCGGCGACCGCATTCAGGATCGCCGCCTGCTGGAAGTCGGCGGCAAGGCGCTGTTCACCAAGGAGATCGAGGAGGCCCTGCTGGCCGGCCGGATCGACATCGCCATCCATTCGATGAAGGACGTGCCCGCCGAACAGCCCGACGGACTGTGCATCGCCGCCATCCCCGAACGTGAAGACGCCCGCGACGCCTTCATCAGCCGCGACTTCGACAGTTTCGACGCCTTGCCCTTCGGCGCGCGCCTGGGCACCGCCAGCCTGCGTCGCCAGGCCCAGGCGCTGGCCCTGCGGCCGGACCTGAAGGTCGAGATGCTGCGCGGAAACATCGACACCCGCCTGCGCCGCGCGGCCGAGGGCGATTTCGACGCCATCCTTCTGGCCGTCTCGGGCATGACGCGCCTGGGGGTCACCGACCACATCCGCGAGAAGCTGTCGCTGGACGCCTTCCTGCCGGCGCCGGGCCAGGGCGCCCTGGCCATCCAGACGCGCGCCGCGGACATGGACTCAGACTGGGTCGCCGCCCTGAACCACCCTGAGACCGCCCTGTGCATCGCCGCCGAGCGCGGCGCCATGACGGCGCTGGAGGGGTCGTGCCGCACCGCCGTCGGCGCCTATGCCCGCATCGAACACGACACCCTGCACCTGACCACCGAAATGCTCAGCCCGGACGGGTCCGCCCGCTGGCGCCGCGTCGGCGACCTTTTCCAACCGACCGAAGCCGACGCGCGCGCTCTGGGCCAACGCCTGGGCGGCGAGGTGCACGCCTCGGCCGGCGATCAGGAAGTCGATCCCGCGACCCTGGACGGATGAGTATCGCACCGAAACGCGTCTGGGTCACCCGCGCCGAACCGGGCGCCGCGCGCACCGCCGCCCGCCTGCGCGACATGGGGTTCGAGCCGATCGTCGCGCCCCTGCTGGCGATCAAGAATCTGACCCCGCCCGTTCCTAATCTAGCGTCGTTCGCCGCCCTTACCTTCACCAGCATCAACGGCGTTGCCGCCTTCGCCGCCCTAACGCCCCGTCGCCATCTGCCGGTCTTTGCCGTCGGCGATGCGACCGCACAGGCCGCCCATGATGCAGGGTTCGCGAATGTCCGCTCCGCTTCCGGCGACATTCAGGCCCTCGCCCGTCTGATCGCCGGCGCCATCGCCGACGCCGATGTCCTGGTCCCTCAAGCGGAAACCCCCGCCGGCGATTTCACCGCCGCTCTCAACGCCGCCCGCGCCCGCAACGTGTCGATCCAGTCGCTGACGGTCTATCGCGCCATCGAAACGTCAGCCGAAGCGCCCGCGCTGTTCGACGCCGTTCTGATCCACTCCCCCCGCGCCGGACACGCCCTCGCCAAGCGTGGTCACGACGTCCTGGCGCACGCGGTCCTCGCCTGCATCTCTCCCGCCGCCGCCGCCCCGCTCGTCGCGCTCGGCCTGACGCCCGTTGTGGCAAAATCGCCCGACGAGACCTCATTGCTCACGATCTTGAACACTGCGCTTGGCAAGCGCGATCCGGCCGTATAAAGACCCCGTCTCGCGCGGACACCTTCGTCCGTTGCAACCGGGCCGCTTTAGCTCAGCCGGTAGAGCACATCATTCGTAATGATGGGGTCAGGTGTTCGAGTCACCTAAGCGGCACCACGTCTCCGAGCGCGATTCGCGCGGGAGGCGGCGTATGAAGCGCCGAAATATATCCTCAAGGTTGAATCGTCAGCTATAGCGCACGTAGCAATCCCTAGCTGAGCAGCTTTGGCTTGACGGGATCGGTGTTTTGGGGCCATGGCGCCGCATTATCTATGCCCGCAGGCCGACATGAACGACGCAGTTGATCCCGTAGACATCGCCATCGGCGGACGTATCCGTACCCGTCGTGAGGAACTGCGTATCACTCAGGCGCAGTTGGCCGCCGGCGCAGGCGTGACCTTCCAGCAGATCCAGAAGTACGAGCGGGGCGTCAACCGCGTCTCGGCCGCCCGCCTGCTGCAGATCGCCTCGGTGTTGAAATCGACCGGCGCAGCCCTGCTGGGCGAACTGGAAACGGCCGAGGGCGACGAGCTGGCCCTGGCCGCACCCGGCGTCGCCGAACTGCTGGCGGCCTTCCGCGGCATCAAGGACGCCGCCCAGCGCGACGCCCTTCTGACCGTGGCCAAGGGCCTGCGCGGCTGATCAGGCCCGGTTGCTGGCGCTTTTCAGCAACTGCTCAACCTCATCGCGATGGTCGGCTCCGTCGAGAGCCGCGCCTGCCAACCACGACTGGATGGCGTCCAGCGCACGCGCATCGCGACCGTCCGAGCGGCCGGCGTCGGACAGGCTCTGGCGGATGATCTCGATCATGCAGACCGCTTCGACGGCCGAGGTCGGGGCGTGATCGAGAAGCGTGGTTTCCGCCGCTTCCATCGGCGCCAAATCCAGTTCGACGAGCAGGTTCTCGCCGCTGGCGGACAGCGATGACGATCCGACCTGTTTCGCCAGATTGGCCGTTTCCAGCCACAAGCGGAAAAGCGGCATAAAGGCGGGGGTGGTTTGGGTGTTCATGACATTCAGACTTTCTGCAGCGCCCGGATCGATCCGGGCGCTGATTTGGGACGGGCGTAGGGGGCGCATTGGGCCTCCCAGACGCCGAAGAGGGCGAGGAGCAGGAGCTCGAACCAGACGACCATTCGGGTCGATACGATCGACCACAGCAGAGCGTCGGAACCGGCGATGCCGGCCAGATGGGTCGAGACCGCGATGAGCTGGGCGCCGGCGGCGAGAAGCAGCCACCATCGGTCGTAACGGAGCGCCAGACCGACCAGCAGACAGAACATGGACACCGACAGGATCGCCACCCCCCACCGGAAATGCCCGATGAACAGGTGATCGACCAATGGCGTGCCCCAGTTGAGGACGACCAGTGCGACCAAGGCGATCCGCTCCGGCATACGACCCTTCCAAAGCAGAAGGGCCATGACGCCGTAGGTCAGGCACATCAGAAACAAGGACAGCGGCGACCCCATTCCGACGGCCGCGATCAAGCGGCGACGGCAAGAACCGGGGCGAACCCAGTGGGTTTGACTGTCTTGTCTTCGTGCGCGCCGTCCATATGCCAGCCGACCTGATGGTCGTCGGCGACCTGGGCCAGTTCGGAGTGACTGGCGATGACGGCGCCACGAACCTCGGCCAGTTGGCTTAGGCCGCGCACCATATTGGCCAGCGCTTCCTGTCCAACTTCCGCCGCCAGGCGCGCCTCGACTCGGCCCTCCAACGCGGTCTGAACTAAGCGGCTGATCTCGATCATCGCCTGATCGACGGCGTGTTCTGCGGTTCTGACCTGCCGCGCCACGCGGCCGCCGACGTGCATGTTCTTCATTGGCTCACCTTCCTTTAAGCCGTTTGGTCAGCGCATTTCAGCGGGAGCAAGCCGGTCGAAAAGGGATGGAATTACCATGCCCGCCGTCACGATCCCGATGGCGAACACAAGGGCGATGGCGGCCCCGGCGACGATGATCCCCACTCTCGCCAAAGCGCCCCGAGGAGGCGCAGGCAGAAGCCAGGAAGTCGTTGGGTCGGAAACCGCATCGTCCGACTGTTCGGCCGACGTGGGATCATTGAGCGTATGGGCGCCGGTGTCGGGAATGAGTATCGACGCCTCTGAGTAGCCAATACTCAGTCGCCGGGCCGCCAGTTTGCGGTCCGAAACGCCCAGCTTCGCGTAGGCGCGATGCAGGTGATTGCCGACCGTGCGCGGCGAGATGCGCAGGCGCGCTGCGATTTCCTTGTCCTCCAGACCTTGGCCGGCCAGGCGGACGCATTCGCTTTCTCTCGTCGTCAGGCCATCTGGCATGGGGACCCCCTGACGCTTGTTTACCCCAAAATGAGGGGGAGTCAGCCGATATGCTTACGTCGCGAAGCAGTTTCTGCAGGCTGTGCGCTGCGTCAGATCACTTGAACATATAAGCATATCTTTATATGCCTGTCGGTCTGACACTGACAGGAGCCTCTCTTGGCCGCTCGTTCTTCCTTCCTCTTCACCTCGGAAAGCGTTTCCGAAGGCCACCCCGACAAGGTCGCGGACCGCATCTCCGACACGGTCGTGGACGCCTTCCTGGCCAAGGATCCAGAGGCGCGCGTGGCGTGCGAGACCCTGGTGACGACCCAGCGCATCGTGCTGGCCGGCGAAGTTCGCGCCACCCAGCCGGGCAACACCAAGGAAGAGAACGAAGCCTTCACCCAAAGCATCATCGACGGCCTGGAGCCGCTGGTCCGCGCCGCGGTCAAGGACATCGGCTATGAGCAGGAGGGCTTCCACTGGGAGACGGCGGATTACTCCTGCTTCCTGCACGCCCAGTCGGCCGACATTGCCGTCGGCGTCGACTCGACCAATGAGAAGGACGAGGGCGCGGGCGATCAGGGCATCATGTTCGGCTATGCGTCGAACGAGACGCCGGAGCTGATGCCGGCGACCCTGCAGTACAGCCACAACATCCTGAAGCGCCTGGCCGAGGTTCGTCACGCCGGTGGCTCGCAGCTCGAGCCCGACGCCAAGAGCCAGGTCACGATCGCATACGAGGACGGCAAGCCGGTCCGCGCCACCTCGATCGTCCTGTCGACCCAGCACGCCAGGGGGCTGAGCTCCGAACAGGTCGCCGAGATCGTCAAACCCTACATCCTCGAAGTGCTGCCGGAAGGCTTCACCGACGAGAACACCGTCTGGCACATCAACCCGACCGGCATCTTCGAGATCGGCGGACCGGACGGCGACGCCGGCCTGACCGGCCGCAAGATCATCGTCGACACCTACGGCGGCGCGGCGCCCCACGGCGGCGGCGCCTTCTCGGGCAAGGATCCGACCAAGGTGGACCGTTCGGCCGCCTATGCCTGCCGCTATCTGGCCAAGAACGTCGTCGCCGCCGGCCTGGCCGATCGCTGCACCATCCAGATCTCCTACGCCATCGGCGTGGCCAAGCCGCAATCGATCCACGTCGATCTGCACGGCACCGGCAAGATTTCCGAAGCCGTTCTGGAAGACAAGATTCTGGACCTAATCGGCGGCGCCACGCCGCGTGCGATCCGCCAGCACCTGGGCCTGAACAAGCCGATCTACGCCCGCACGACCGCCTACGGCCACTTCGGCCGCGAGCCGGACGCAGATGGCGGTTTCAGCTGGGAAAAGACCGATCTGGTCGATCAGCTCAAGGCCTTGGCCTAGGGCTTCAAGCGGCCTGATCGATGGTCAGGCCGCGCACGCCCGCCAGATTGGCGTCGGTCAGGTCGGCCTGACGGGTTTGGGCGCCGTGCAGCGTTGCACGGCCTAGATCGGCGCCGGCCAGGACGGCGCGCTTCAGGTCGGCGCCCGACAGGTCCGCGCCGCGGAGCACGGCGCCCGTCAGATCGGCCGGCATCAGCCGATCGGCGGCGATCAGAAGCGGCCCCAGTTGCGCCTCGCGCATGTCCGCTCCGTTCAGCCGCGCGCCTCGCAGACGCGCGCCGCGGAGGTCGGCGCGCCGCAGTTTGGCCGAGCGCAGGTCGGCGTTGTCGAGTTGGGCGCCCTGCAACTGCACCCCCTCCATATCCAGGCCGTAGAAGACCGCGCCCTTGGCCGACAGGGCGGTCAGGTTCAGGCCCGTGATCGACTTCAGCGGACGCAGGTCGACGCCGTTGAAGACCGACGGTTGCCCCTCCGCGCCGCCGGTCTCGCACCAGCGCGCATGTTCGCGCAGCATCTCGGCGGCGGGCATCTTTTCCACGGATTCGCAGGAGGACTTGTTGTCGGTCAGGGCGCCCTGCATATCGGCGCCGTCGGCGCGCCACATGGTCGTCTTGCAGCCCACCAAGATTGCGTCGCGCAGGTCCGCGCCCGACAGGTCCGCTCCTGACAGATCGGCGCCGGCGAGATCGGCCCCGCGGAAATCCGCCTGCTTCAGATTGGCCCGCACAAGCTTGCAGTCCTTCATCACCGCGCCGGAGAAGTCGGCCTTCACAGCGATGACGCCGGCCATCTTGGAGCGTTGAAGATTGGCGCCGGCCAGGCAGGCGCCGCTGGCCTCGGTCTCGTCGCGGTGGCGCGGTTCGATGACCTTGAAACCCAATCGGGCGTCGGCGGCGGCGATGGTGCCCTCGCGCAGATCGGCCTCGAACAGATCGGCGCCCGACAGGTCCGCCCCGCGCAGACAGGCGCCGCGCAGATCAGAGCGGCGCAGACTGGCCTCGGCCAGGATCGCATCCTGCATGTCCGCGCCGAAGAAGTTGGCGTTGTCCAGCTTGGCCCCGGTCAGATCGCAGCCTTCCAGACAGGCGGCGGCGAAATCGGCGTCGGCCAGATTGCGGCCCTTCAGGCTGAGGCCCGACAAGTCCATCCAGGCGAAGACGGCGCGCGCGCCGCCGGGTCGGGCCTGGAACAGCCGATCGTGCCGGGCGCAGATGACGTCCAGCTCCGCCTGCGTCAGGCGCTTTCTCACGAGGGGTTCAGCGGCGAGGGCCATCAGGGCACATTACGCGCCCTGACTTAAGAAACCTTTGAACGGCGAAGCCGCCTTAGACGGTCAGCAGCCCCTGGGCCTGAAGGGCTTCGGCCAACTCGCCCGGCCCGGTCCACAGCCGCGTGTAACCGGCTTCGCCCAGCCGCTTCAGCTCGGTGACCAGATCGGCCTTGGGCGAGGCGACGAACCGGCCGTCGAAGCCCGAGCCATCCTCGCTGATGCGCACCATCGGGCGGCCGGTTTCCAGCCGGTGCAGGAAGCCTTCGCACAGGGCCGCGCCCTCTTCGCACATCAGCCCGGTCTCGACCGTCAGCCCTTGGGCGCGCAGCCGCTCGGTGCCGCGCCCGGCTGCGAACGGCGACGGGTCCATACAGGCGATCACCACCCGCGCCACGCCCGCCTCGGTCAGGAAGTGGGCGCAGGACTTGCGGCCCGACGACCGCGCGCCGCAGGGTTCCAGCGTGACATAGACGGTCGAGCCCACGACATCCGCGCCGGCGGCGGGCACGGCCTGCTCCTCGGCATGGGGACGACCGCCCGGCGCGGTGGCGGCCTGGGCGATGACCCGGCCGTCCTTGACGATGACGCAGCCGACCGCCGGATTGGGCCAGGTCTCGCCCATCCGGCCGGTCGCCAGGGCGATCGCCTGAGCCATGAAGGCCTGGTCGGCTTCGCTCCAGCTCATGATGCGGTCGGCAATGCCTCGGCGCGAGCGGCGTCGAGGTAGCGGGCGGCGGTGGGCTTCAGATTTGCGTCCAGATCGATCTCCAGCGGATTGCCCGTCGGGATTTCGACGCCGACGATCTGATCGTCCGGCACGTTGAACAGCAGTTTGACGATGGCGCGCAGGGAGTTGCCGTGGGCGGCGATCAGCACGTCCTCGCCCGCCTTCAGGCGCGGCGCGATCTCGGCGTCCCAATAGGGCTTCACCCGGTCCAGGGTGGTCTTCAGGCTTTCGGTGTCGGGAATGGCCTTGCCGGCATAGCGGGGGTCGGCGGTGAAATCGAACTCGCCGCCGGGCGCTAGCGGGGGCGGCGGCACATCATAGCTGCGGCGCCAGATCTTGACCTGGTCTTCGCCGTGTTTCTGGGCCGTCTCGGCCTTGTTCAGGCCCGTCAGACCGCCGTAGTGGCGCTCGTTCAGCCGCCAGTCCTCGATAACCGGCACATCGGTCAGGCCGGCCGCCTGCAACGCCAGGGCGCCGGTGCGTTGGGCGCGCGTCAGGACCGAGGTGAACATCACCGCCGGTTTGAACCCGGCCTCGGCGATCAGTTCGCCGCCGCGACGCGCCTGGGCCTCCCCCTCCGCCGTCAGATCGACATCGACCCAGCCGGTGAAGCGGTTCTCGAGGTTCCACTGGCTCTGGCCGTGGCGGAGCAGGATCAGGCGCGGCATTCGGTCGGTCCTTCGAAATACGGCCTTTCGGGGTAGGACGCCCTCCGAAGTCGGTCAAGGCTCGCGGGCCGCGCCATTGCTTGTCGCGTCGCGCAGGTCGGGGTAACGGTCGGATCGATGTCCGACCGTCTTTTCTTTCCCCTGGCGCTCGCCGCCGCCGTCGTGATGATCGCCCTGGCGACCGTCTGGCCCTGATCCTCTAGAAAAGGATCTTGCGCAGGTTGATGCGGAAGACGCGCCCCTGCGGGTCCAGATAGTCGCGCTGATAGTTGACCGGCGTCTGACCGTCGCTGCTGGTCACCGAGACGCGGTCGTCGAAGATGTTCTGCACGCCGAAGCCGATCCGCGTGCCCTTCAGGAACGGGAAGCGCTCGACCCATGACGTACGTTGGGTCAGGTCGGCGAAGGCGAACAGATTGACGGTTGTCCGGCCCGAGAAGTCCAGATCGGGCGAGCCCAGCGCGTCGCCATTGACCGTCGTGCCCGAGCGCCAGTTGGCGTTGACGAAGGCGCCCACGCCGTTTCTGGAAAGGCCGGTTTGAAGCTGGACCTCATGGCGCGACTGACCGCCCGAGCCGGAGATGGAATCGCCGTCCAGAAGATCCAGCGGCGCAAGACCGTCGCGAATGGTGACCTCGTCCTGAACACGCCAGGTGTGGGTTAGCGACAGGTTGAAGATCCCTTGGCCAGGCTGCATTCCCGATCCACGCCCGCCGCGCATCCGCCCGCCGCCGCCGGGGCCGCCAGGGCCGCCCGGTCCGCCCATCATCATCATGCCGCCGCCGCCAGGACCGCCGCGTCCGCCCGGCCCACGGCCGCTCGCCGCCGCCGGGTTCGGCTTGCCGAACGGGCGCGAGAAGTTGAAGCCCCACTGAACGTCCTGCTGCTCGCGCTTGAAGAAGTTCAGCGGACGGGCGTCGATGGACACCAGATTGCCGTCCGCATCGCGAACGAACCGATCCGGCAGGGCCGCCTCAAGGTCGGGCGTGATGGCCGGGAAGCTGGAGATTTCGTTGTCCGCCTCGGTGCGGGTGTAGGCCAGGTTCAGGCGGAAATCCTTGTCCGACACCGGCTGCCAGTTCATGCCCAGCTTCAGGATGCGCCGATCCTCGGCCTGCAGATTGGGATCGCCGCCGGTGATGCGGTTGATCTCGACGGTCTGGCCGGTGCGGAAGTCAAAGACCGGCGTATTCGGCGTCGATACTGTCGGGTCGTTCAACTGCTGGACCGTCGGGGCCTTGCCCTCATCGGAATAGTTGGCGGAGAAGGACAGCCGCTCGACCGGCGACCAGTTCAGCCCGGCCCCGACCGAGGACACGCCGCCGAAGTCGGACAGTTCTTGGTAGGCCAGATTCAGATTGGCCGACAGGTCGCCGATCCTGGGCAGGATGCCGCGCTCGACGTTGGAGATCGGCAGGTCGAAGTTGGCCTGGACGCTGCCCGAGTTGCGCGACTGCGACCGATCCACGGCCACGCCCGAACGCAGGCTCTCGGAATCCAGCGATTGATAACCGGCCCCGACCTTGAAGGTCGAGGTGATGTCGCCGGCCGGCAGTTCATAGGGACGCCCGTTCAGCACCAGTTCCGCCGTCGCCGTCTGGGCCACCGAGTTGGCGGTGTCGCGCGGATTGAGGATGGCCCGGTCGGTCAGGTCGCCGAACGGATTGACCGTCAGATCGCCTGCGATCAGGGACCGCAACGCATCCGCATCGACGCCGCGTCCCGTCGTGGTGTCGGTCTCGACGCGGCTGTATTCCCCCGTCGCCGTCCAGCGCCAGTCGCCGACATAGCCGTCAAACACCGTGCCCAATTCGGCTGTCCGGGTATCGGTCTTGCGCGTCAGGGCGCCGGGCAGGTCCAGATAGCTAAAGAGGGTCACCTCCTGACCGGTCGGCGAAAACGGATTGGTCCCCGGCACGGTCAGCTGAACATTGGGCAGCCCTTGGTAGCTGAAGCTGTTTGAGTCCTCCACGCTGCCGCTCAGCGTCATGCCGACCTTGTCGTTCAGGTCGTGCTTGTAGGTCCCCGACACCGAAAGCTCGTCCGTCTTGGGCAGCAGGGTGCGATAGGCGTTGGCCAGTTCGCTGTCGCCGCCCGCCGTCGTGCTGCGATCTATGTCGCGCTCGGTCTCGAACAGGGTGTTGGAGGTCGTGCCGTTGATATCGACAGACCAGCGGTCCGAGCCGGCGATGCGCAGGACGTTGTTCTCGCTGGCGGTGGTCGTGCGACCGCCCTGCTCGGGTCGGCTGACGTTGACGGAGGCCGTCAGGGACTTGAAGTCCGCCTTCAGCACGATGTTCACCACCCGCTGATTGGCGCTGTAACCATAGGACAGCGCGGTCTCTTCCGGCAGGACGTCGAACCTGTCGATGGCCTCGGGCGGAATGCCGCGGATCTCGCGGAAGCCCGAGATACGCCGTCCGTTGACCAGGAAGACCGGAGAGCCGCCGCGCGCACTGCGGGTCTGGGCCTCCAGAAGGGTGATCAATTCGCCGATGTTGGTGGCGCCGAACGCCTGGATCTGGGCGGTGTCGTAAGAGACGATCGGTTCCTGCCCGCCCAAGGCCACCCCGCGCCGCGCCGCCGTCACCTCCACGTCCGGCAAAACGACCGTCGGCTCCTCCTGCTGGACCTGCGCCTGCGCTTCT
This genomic interval carries:
- a CDS encoding pentapeptide repeat-containing protein, which translates into the protein MALAAEPLVRKRLTQAELDVICARHDRLFQARPGGARAVFAWMDLSGLSLKGRNLADADFAAACLEGCDLTGAKLDNANFFGADMQDAILAEASLRRSDLRGACLRGADLSGADLFEADLREGTIAAADARLGFKVIEPRHRDETEASGACLAGANLQRSKMAGVIAVKADFSGAVMKDCKLVRANLKQADFRGADLAGADLSGADLSGADLRDAILVGCKTTMWRADGADMQGALTDNKSSCESVEKMPAAEMLREHARWCETGGAEGQPSVFNGVDLRPLKSITGLNLTALSAKGAVFYGLDMEGVQLQGAQLDNADLRSAKLRRADLRGARLRGARLNGADMREAQLGPLLIAADRLMPADLTGAVLRGADLSGADLKRAVLAGADLGRATLHGAQTRQADLTDANLAGVRGLTIDQAA
- a CDS encoding bifunctional diaminohydroxyphosphoribosylaminopyrimidine deaminase/5-amino-6-(5-phosphoribosylamino)uracil reductase RibD, coding for MSWSEADQAFMAQAIALATGRMGETWPNPAVGCVIVKDGRVIAQAATAPGGRPHAEEQAVPAAGADVVGSTVYVTLEPCGARSSGRKSCAHFLTEAGVARVVIACMDPSPFAAGRGTERLRAQGLTVETGLMCEEGAALCEGFLHRLETGRPMVRISEDGSGFDGRFVASPKADLVTELKRLGEAGYTRLWTGPGELAEALQAQGLLTV
- the gpmA gene encoding 2,3-diphosphoglycerate-dependent phosphoglycerate mutase, which produces MPRLILLRHGQSQWNLENRFTGWVDVDLTAEGEAQARRGGELIAEAGFKPAVMFTSVLTRAQRTGALALQAAGLTDVPVIEDWRLNERHYGGLTGLNKAETAQKHGEDQVKIWRRSYDVPPPPLAPGGEFDFTADPRYAGKAIPDTESLKTTLDRVKPYWDAEIAPRLKAGEDVLIAAHGNSLRAIVKLLFNVPDDQIVGVEIPTGNPLEIDLDANLKPTAARYLDAARAEALPTAS
- a CDS encoding TonB-dependent siderophore receptor, which translates into the protein MTQTALLLLALAPAAGVVQPAQAQTTEAQPVEAQAQVQQEEPTVVLPDVEVTAARRGVALGGQEPIVSYDTAQIQAFGATNIGELITLLEAQTRSARGGSPVFLVNGRRISGFREIRGIPPEAIDRFDVLPEETALSYGYSANQRVVNIVLKADFKSLTASVNVSRPEQGGRTTTASENNVLRIAGSDRWSVDINGTTSNTLFETERDIDRSTTAGGDSELANAYRTLLPKTDELSVSGTYKHDLNDKVGMTLSGSVEDSNSFSYQGLPNVQLTVPGTNPFSPTGQEVTLFSYLDLPGALTRKTDTRTAELGTVFDGYVGDWRWTATGEYSRVETDTTTGRGVDADALRSLIAGDLTVNPFGDLTDRAILNPRDTANSVAQTATAELVLNGRPYELPAGDITSTFKVGAGYQSLDSESLRSGVAVDRSQSRNSGSVQANFDLPISNVERGILPRIGDLSANLNLAYQELSDFGGVSSVGAGLNWSPVERLSFSANYSDEGKAPTVQQLNDPTVSTPNTPVFDFRTGQTVEINRITGGDPNLQAEDRRILKLGMNWQPVSDKDFRLNLAYTRTEADNEISSFPAITPDLEAALPDRFVRDADGNLVSIDARPLNFFKREQQDVQWGFNFSRPFGKPNPAAASGRGPGGRGGPGGGGMMMMGGPGGPGGPGGGGRMRGGRGSGMQPGQGIFNLSLTHTWRVQDEVTIRDGLAPLDLLDGDSISGSGGQSRHEVQLQTGLSRNGVGAFVNANWRSGTTVNGDALGSPDLDFSGRTTVNLFAFADLTQRTSWVERFPFLKGTRIGFGVQNIFDDRVSVTSSDGQTPVNYQRDYLDPQGRVFRINLRKILF